A section of the Thermodesulfobacteriota bacterium genome encodes:
- a CDS encoding DegT/DnrJ/EryC1/StrS family aminotransferase, with the protein MQDERNIKVAVPITGEEEVSVVREVILSGQFVSGKNVSEFESRFASYVGVKYAAAVNNGTAALHTALAVLGIGPGDEVIVPPLTFMSTITSVFHQNAIPVFADIDRDSFCISPEDIRRRITQRTKAIIPVHLYGNAAEMDEIEQIAHEHGLYVIEDCAQAHGTEYKGRKVGSIGHIGAFSFFATKHMTTGEGGMITSDNEAWIEKVKQIRSHGMINRDDHLVLGYNYRMNEIAAAIGLVQLKKLDRLNEQRIKNSLFLLNELRKETKNWFGLPKLSDKVKHTFFWCPLVVKRGKGFITSDVVERLKKRGIEVRQRYHMPLYKQKVVQDYSPYPGRCPFACQPESNIPDYKRLYLPNVEELAGGIIGLPNHPALQKEDLKYIVESVLNLY; encoded by the coding sequence ATGCAGGATGAAAGGAATATAAAAGTAGCCGTACCAATTACCGGAGAGGAAGAGGTTTCTGTTGTCCGAGAAGTAATTTTATCAGGACAGTTTGTATCTGGTAAAAATGTTTCGGAGTTTGAAAGCAGGTTTGCCTCTTATGTAGGAGTGAAATATGCCGCAGCAGTAAATAATGGCACTGCTGCCTTGCATACAGCCCTGGCAGTTCTGGGTATCGGACCCGGAGATGAGGTTATTGTTCCGCCTCTTACCTTTATGAGCACTATTACGTCTGTCTTCCACCAAAATGCCATCCCTGTTTTTGCTGATATTGATAGAGACAGCTTTTGCATATCACCTGAAGATATCAGGAGGAGAATTACACAACGGACAAAAGCGATTATACCGGTGCACCTCTATGGAAACGCAGCCGAGATGGACGAAATTGAGCAAATTGCTCATGAGCACGGGCTCTATGTAATCGAAGATTGCGCCCAGGCACATGGAACAGAGTACAAGGGTAGGAAAGTTGGAAGTATTGGACATATAGGGGCATTTTCTTTCTTCGCTACTAAGCACATGACTACTGGCGAAGGAGGAATGATTACATCAGATAATGAAGCATGGATTGAGAAAGTAAAACAAATACGAAGTCATGGAATGATAAATCGTGATGACCATCTAGTTCTCGGTTATAATTATAGAATGAACGAGATTGCAGCTGCGATAGGGTTGGTGCAACTCAAGAAACTTGACAGACTTAATGAGCAAAGGATTAAGAACTCACTATTTCTATTAAACGAATTAAGAAAAGAGACTAAAAATTGGTTCGGCCTTCCTAAATTATCTGACAAAGTAAAGCATACCTTTTTTTGGTGCCCTCTAGTAGTCAAAAGAGGGAAAGGTTTTATTACAAGTGATGTGGTCGAGAGACTTAAAAAAAGGGGGATTGAGGTGAGGCAACGATATCATATGCCATTATACAAGCAGAAAGTTGTCCAGGATTACAGTCCCTATCCCGGAAGATGCCCTTTCGCCTGTCAACCAGAATCAAATATTCCAGATTACAAACGGCTGTATCTTCCTAATGTCGAAGAACTGGCCGGAGGTATCATTGGATTACCAAATCATCCTGCGCTTCAGAAAGAAGATCTTAAATATATTGTAGAAAGTGTTCTCAATTTATACTGA
- a CDS encoding NAD-dependent epimerase/dehydratase family protein, producing MNILLTGIDGYMGWPTALKLSKEFPEARIIGVDNMGRQRWVEESGSISAIPVLNMEERLTIAREFGFSNISFIEGDLTDRDFVKQLIEMYKFDAVLHLAAQPSAPYSQINGERANFTQFNNNQSTRNLLWAIKENNLEKSCHFIETTTMGVYGTPEFEIPEGFVMAENKGERDLILFPGMAGSWYHMSKANDVNNLWLANRQWKLSITDLRTAIVYGTETEETKLDPRLATRFDFDFYFGVVLNRFCAMALAGYPITIYGKGEQKKPQISLEDVVQSSVNTLKLKKTAEFKVYNQTSEIVSIVSLAESIRAAGKELGLEIEIKHIPNPRVEKEEHQMTVDTTNFSNILSEPKYTISSGTQQMLKSLLPYKEIIGQYKDRFLG from the coding sequence ATGAATATTTTATTAACAGGGATCGATGGTTATATGGGATGGCCTACGGCACTAAAATTATCAAAGGAATTTCCAGAGGCGAGGATAATAGGAGTTGATAATATGGGCAGGCAACGATGGGTAGAAGAATCTGGTTCCATATCTGCCATACCCGTTTTGAATATGGAAGAAAGGCTCACCATAGCCAGGGAATTTGGTTTTTCAAATATCAGTTTTATAGAGGGTGATCTTACCGATAGAGATTTCGTCAAGCAGCTTATTGAGATGTATAAATTTGATGCTGTTCTTCATCTTGCAGCGCAGCCTTCCGCTCCTTACTCACAGATAAATGGAGAACGCGCTAATTTTACCCAGTTTAATAACAACCAATCCACAAGAAATCTCCTTTGGGCTATTAAAGAAAACAATTTAGAGAAGAGTTGTCATTTTATCGAAACAACAACTATGGGAGTCTATGGAACACCTGAATTTGAAATTCCCGAGGGATTCGTTATGGCTGAAAATAAAGGGGAAAGAGACCTGATCCTTTTCCCGGGCATGGCTGGTTCATGGTACCACATGAGCAAGGCAAACGATGTCAATAACCTATGGCTTGCCAATAGGCAGTGGAAACTATCTATTACAGATTTGAGGACAGCGATTGTGTATGGCACAGAAACAGAGGAAACTAAGCTTGATCCACGGTTAGCTACCCGATTTGACTTCGATTTTTATTTCGGAGTTGTACTCAACCGTTTTTGCGCTATGGCTCTTGCAGGTTACCCTATTACCATCTACGGCAAAGGTGAACAGAAAAAACCACAGATATCCCTTGAGGATGTTGTGCAATCGAGTGTAAATACATTGAAGTTAAAAAAGACCGCGGAATTTAAGGTTTACAATCAAACCTCAGAAATAGTTAGTATTGTGAGCTTAGCTGAGTCAATCAGGGCAGCAGGAAAGGAATTGGGTCTTGAGATTGAGATAAAGCATATCCCAAATCCGAGAGTAGAAAAAGAAGAACATCAAATGACAGTGGATACAACAAATTTCTCTAACATCCTATCTGAACCTAAATATACTATTTCATCGGGAACACAACAGATGCTGAAGTCACTGCTTCCTTATAAGGAGATTATCGGACAGTATAAAGACCGCTTTTTGGGATAA
- a CDS encoding Wzz/FepE/Etk N-terminal domain-containing protein, whose protein sequence is MAKNEDDYFGILLRYLRILNRRKIYIIICILAFSIGAVFYAKKLPNIYRASTTIILPSGSAPQMTGLSQALGNLAGTQMPALGIRPAGGPGQNLITILKSRVVAEDVVRHFNLAKGEPVEKAALSIKGSVNAADSEGTIVVTYESANPKKAADIANYYPVALRNYLEKNFKTYRDGLREKIKRSEALLRDNTIRFENYKRQFSNVLALEAVRQSSIQQYDLAKLEEDTYSNFTVLDSALIPEVPVGPQRRKIALTWALIGLTIGILLAFALEALDKRIYEMEAIDKIGMPISGTLTLNWRGRKNLAETMYISEEEKIIRKNIESSFMVNDDTCPRKIVFSSMDENPEKTILICKIGKALSEIGRKVLVINYNTDNQKIYEEIHKKLMANPSNTINLKSTSEKNLGSGDFSKYDYVLADAPHGVMSPFIFDLVEWADITFPVVKIGNTYIKELALHKESLEKITDHQAKAIVIIPPTSSPLLRIKKILSHRIT, encoded by the coding sequence ATGGCCAAAAATGAAGACGATTATTTTGGCATTCTCTTAAGATATTTGAGAATCCTTAATAGAAGGAAAATCTATATTATCATCTGTATACTGGCTTTTTCCATTGGAGCTGTATTTTACGCCAAGAAACTTCCCAATATCTACAGGGCATCTACAACTATAATACTGCCCAGTGGCTCAGCCCCTCAAATGACTGGGCTTTCGCAAGCACTGGGTAATCTTGCGGGAACTCAGATGCCTGCTTTAGGCATCAGGCCGGCTGGCGGACCCGGCCAGAATCTCATTACTATACTGAAAAGCAGGGTAGTAGCAGAAGATGTAGTCAGACACTTTAATCTGGCCAAAGGAGAACCGGTTGAGAAGGCTGCCCTGTCTATCAAAGGGTCTGTCAATGCCGCTGATTCTGAGGGAACGATTGTCGTAACATACGAGTCAGCCAACCCCAAAAAGGCAGCTGACATAGCCAATTATTATCCGGTGGCTTTAAGGAATTATTTGGAAAAAAATTTCAAAACGTACAGAGACGGTTTAAGAGAAAAGATCAAAAGAAGCGAGGCATTACTCCGTGACAATACAATAAGGTTTGAAAATTATAAAAGGCAATTCTCAAATGTACTGGCACTAGAGGCAGTCCGCCAATCCTCTATCCAGCAGTATGATTTAGCCAAACTTGAAGAAGATACATATTCCAACTTCACGGTATTGGATAGTGCCCTTATACCTGAAGTACCTGTAGGACCCCAGAGGAGAAAAATAGCCTTAACATGGGCACTGATTGGTCTCACCATCGGTATATTATTGGCTTTCGCTCTGGAAGCTCTGGATAAAAGAATCTACGAAATGGAAGCTATAGATAAGATAGGTATGCCCATCTCAGGCACCTTAACCCTAAACTGGAGAGGGAGGAAAAACCTTGCTGAAACAATGTATATTTCAGAAGAAGAAAAAATAATAAGAAAAAACATAGAAAGCTCCTTTATGGTCAATGATGATACATGCCCACGAAAGATAGTCTTCAGTAGTATGGATGAGAATCCTGAGAAAACCATCTTGATCTGTAAAATCGGAAAGGCATTATCCGAAATAGGCAGAAAGGTTTTAGTGATTAACTACAATACTGACAATCAGAAGATATATGAGGAGATACATAAAAAGTTAATGGCTAATCCTTCTAATACCATTAATCTAAAAAGTACGTCTGAAAAAAATCTGGGTTCAGGAGATTTTTCCAAATACGATTATGTACTGGCAGATGCCCCACATGGCGTAATGTCTCCTTTCATATTTGATCTGGTGGAGTGGGCAGATATTACTTTTCCTGTGGTTAAAATAGGCAACACATATATAAAAGAATTGGCTCTTCATAAGGAGAGTTTAGAGAAGATTACGGACCACCAAGCGAAAGCAATTGTGATCATCCCTCCCACTTCTTCTCCGTTACTCCGCATAAAAAAGATACTATCTCACAGGATCACCTAG
- a CDS encoding alkaline phosphatase family protein, translating to MPEGLLPMTFLCPNKRTIIIGMDGVPYSLIKDLSSRGVMPNMRGLIEEGIFRQMESSIPDISSVAWSSIITGKNPGEHGIYGFTDLVPGTYSLYFPNFTNLHGIPFWNYRNGRKSIIINVPSTYPASQLNGILISGFVAPDLEKAVYPPSLVNEIKRLNYHIDVDSEKGHQSLELFIDDLNRTLDARIRTYRYLWDKEDWGLFMLVFTGTDRLGHFLWEAYEDNTHPYHNTFLRYFNTIDEAIGEIVWRTRPEDSLIILSDHGFERMKKSIYINYYLRKTGFLKLKKTPDSSYDDIDQGTRAFALEPNRIYVNKATKYPRGSVKEKDKDIIISDLTDAFNALEVEGEKVIKQVYRREEIYTGSLLDRAPDLVLIPNRGFDLKARLQAEALTETTIFTGKHTQNDAFLIVKGSEGYYIPENPSVFDVFGIMEGLG from the coding sequence GTGCCGGAGGGATTATTGCCGATGACTTTTCTCTGCCCTAACAAGCGCACAATCATTATTGGTATGGATGGCGTCCCTTATTCTCTGATAAAGGATTTATCATCAAGGGGCGTTATGCCCAATATGCGGGGGTTAATTGAAGAGGGTATCTTCCGGCAGATGGAGTCCTCAATACCAGACATCTCCTCTGTGGCATGGAGTTCCATAATAACCGGCAAGAACCCAGGAGAACACGGAATATATGGTTTCACAGACCTGGTGCCCGGGACTTACAGTCTTTATTTCCCTAATTTTACAAATTTACATGGGATACCTTTCTGGAATTACAGGAATGGTAGAAAATCTATTATCATCAATGTGCCTTCGACATATCCAGCCAGTCAACTCAATGGGATTTTAATTTCTGGCTTTGTAGCCCCTGATTTGGAAAAGGCTGTGTACCCTCCCTCATTGGTCAATGAGATTAAAAGGCTTAATTACCATATCGACGTGGATTCTGAAAAAGGCCATCAATCACTGGAATTGTTTATTGATGATTTAAACAGAACCCTCGATGCCAGAATTCGGACATACCGTTATCTATGGGATAAGGAGGACTGGGGGCTTTTCATGCTGGTTTTTACGGGTACGGATAGACTTGGACACTTTTTATGGGAGGCTTATGAAGACAATACCCATCCATACCATAATACCTTTCTCCGATATTTTAATACTATCGACGAAGCGATTGGAGAGATTGTATGGAGAACACGCCCTGAGGACTCATTAATTATCCTTTCTGATCATGGTTTCGAAAGGATGAAGAAATCCATCTATATAAATTACTATTTAAGAAAAACTGGCTTTCTGAAGCTAAAAAAAACTCCTGACAGTAGTTATGATGATATAGATCAAGGGACTCGGGCATTTGCCCTTGAACCAAATAGGATTTATGTAAACAAGGCTACAAAGTATCCAAGGGGCAGCGTAAAAGAAAAGGACAAAGATATTATCATTAGTGATTTAACCGATGCCTTCAATGCCCTTGAGGTTGAAGGTGAGAAAGTGATAAAACAGGTATATAGAAGAGAGGAGATATACACAGGCTCCCTTCTCGACCGAGCCCCGGATCTGGTATTAATTCCTAATAGAGGGTTTGATCTAAAGGCCCGGCTACAGGCTGAAGCGCTTACAGAAACTACCATCTTTACCGGGAAACATACACAGAATGATGCCTTCTTAATTGTCAAAGGCTCTGAGGGTTATTATATCCCTGAAAATCCAAGCGTTTTTGATGTGTTTGGCATTATGGAGGGTCTTGGGTAG
- a CDS encoding GTP-binding protein has protein sequence MKSRGVETTLPIAIVGHIDHGKSTLIGRLLYDTNSLPSDIMEEIDQGIKEACKPIEFAYLMDHLEEEKSEGKTIETTQSFFRTGKRNYVIIDTPGHGEFIKNMITGISQAEAAILTVSALDGIEEQTRRHAYILGMLSIKQVILAINKMDLVNYSQNRFEELKCKVSSFLNSLEIKPNYAIPISARLGDNIARASVNMRWHNGPTVFAALDKLETKEDPVGKPLRFPIQDTYISDQNKILAGRILSGKVQKGDEVIILPSKARTRIESIKVYQATKDVARAGESIGVILQDEFNLRRGEVICHPQYSPEIKTKINANIFWISSEPLYTENQLAIRCATAEEQCHIESIETRINSSTLEIIESNSNILMETEVGKVTISIDNPMVFEDFNKTEELGRFVLTRHGEVCAGGIIADDFSLP, from the coding sequence TTGAAGAGTAGAGGAGTTGAAACCACTCTTCCCATTGCCATCGTTGGCCATATTGATCATGGCAAGTCAACCCTTATTGGAAGATTACTCTATGATACCAACTCGCTACCCTCAGACATTATGGAAGAGATCGATCAAGGTATTAAAGAAGCATGCAAACCAATAGAATTTGCTTACTTAATGGATCATTTAGAGGAAGAGAAATCAGAAGGGAAAACCATTGAGACCACCCAGTCTTTCTTCAGAACAGGCAAAAGAAACTATGTTATTATTGACACGCCAGGACACGGGGAATTCATCAAGAACATGATTACCGGAATATCCCAGGCAGAAGCAGCAATTCTTACTGTGTCAGCTTTAGACGGAATAGAGGAACAAACCAGGAGGCATGCCTATATACTGGGAATGTTAAGTATAAAACAGGTTATCCTGGCAATTAACAAGATGGATCTGGTCAATTACAGTCAGAACCGTTTTGAAGAATTAAAATGTAAGGTATCAAGCTTTCTTAACTCTTTGGAGATAAAACCTAACTATGCCATCCCGATTTCGGCAAGGCTGGGAGACAATATCGCAAGGGCTTCAGTAAATATGAGATGGCACAATGGACCTACAGTCTTTGCGGCACTTGACAAGCTAGAAACCAAAGAAGATCCTGTTGGAAAGCCTTTGAGATTCCCGATTCAGGACACCTATATTTCCGATCAAAATAAGATCCTGGCAGGCAGGATCTTATCGGGTAAGGTACAAAAGGGAGACGAGGTTATAATCTTACCCAGTAAGGCAAGAACAAGGATAGAATCCATCAAGGTATATCAGGCCACGAAAGATGTTGCCAGGGCAGGAGAGAGTATTGGAGTTATCCTTCAAGATGAGTTTAACCTGAGAAGAGGAGAAGTAATTTGCCATCCCCAATATTCCCCTGAAATAAAGACAAAAATAAATGCCAACATCTTCTGGATATCGTCTGAGCCGCTTTATACCGAGAATCAATTGGCTATCAGGTGTGCTACCGCGGAGGAGCAATGCCACATAGAAAGCATTGAAACAAGAATAAACTCCTCAACCCTGGAGATAATAGAAAGCAACAGTAACATCCTGATGGAAACTGAGGTTGGCAAGGTTACAATCTCCATTGACAATCCTATGGTCTTTGAAGACTTTAATAAGACCGAGGAATTGGGCAGATTCGTTCTGACCCGACATGGAGAGGTTTGTGCCGGAGGGATTATTGCCGATGACTTTTCTCTGCCCTAA
- the cysD gene encoding sulfate adenylyltransferase subunit CysD yields MERLDELESKSIYIIREAYYYFKDTGVLWSIGKDSTVLLWICRKAFFDRISLPIIHIDTGYKFSQIYSFRDKYSSEWELNLRIVRNEEAIRKGIGPHNNDKLKCCSELKTNALRKLINKEGYKAILLGIRRDEHGIRAKERYFSPRDLQFAWDYNNQPPELWDQYKSESEDHTHIRVHPLLHWTELDIWNYIKRENIPFIELYRSVNGKRYRSIGCHTCCEPIDSDAKDIDSIIAELHAAKTQERAGRTQDKEEAYMMQKLRALGYM; encoded by the coding sequence ATGGAACGTCTGGATGAGCTGGAGAGCAAAAGTATCTATATCATCAGGGAAGCTTACTACTATTTTAAAGATACAGGAGTGCTCTGGTCCATCGGGAAAGATTCAACTGTCTTACTCTGGATCTGCCGTAAGGCATTTTTCGACAGGATCTCCCTTCCTATTATACATATCGATACGGGCTATAAATTCTCTCAGATTTATTCCTTCAGGGATAAGTACTCGAGTGAATGGGAATTAAACCTAAGAATAGTAAGAAATGAGGAAGCTATTCGTAAAGGTATAGGTCCTCATAATAACGACAAATTGAAATGTTGCAGCGAGCTTAAGACCAATGCTTTAAGGAAGCTAATCAACAAAGAAGGTTACAAGGCAATTCTCCTTGGCATCAGAAGGGATGAACACGGAATTAGGGCAAAAGAGAGGTATTTCTCTCCCAGAGACCTTCAATTCGCATGGGACTATAATAATCAACCTCCAGAATTGTGGGATCAATACAAATCTGAATCGGAGGACCATACGCATATCAGGGTCCACCCCCTCTTACATTGGACTGAATTAGATATATGGAACTACATCAAAAGGGAAAATATACCTTTTATTGAACTTTACAGGTCAGTCAATGGTAAAAGATACAGGAGCATTGGCTGCCACACCTGTTGTGAACCAATAGATTCTGATGCAAAGGATATAGACTCTATCATCGCTGAGTTGCATGCTGCAAAAACACAAGAGAGAGCAGGAAGGACCCAGGACAAAGAAGAAGCTTACATGATGCAGAAGCTAAGAGCCCTGGGGTATATGTAG
- a CDS encoding UpxY family transcription antiterminator gives MNSIYPADLIEWYAVYTRSRHEEKVYTMLKNKYFEVFLPKAETWSRRKDRRKKIWVPLFPGYIFVQSQLDNYSHHDILKTVGVVRIIGIKGRPRPIPEEEIISLKLMVNSGLPVFPHNYIKTGDKVTVIDGPLEGVVGTILKPKSKKDKLVVSIPLLQRSIAVEMHEWAVQKISS, from the coding sequence ATGAATTCGATATACCCTGCAGACCTTATAGAGTGGTATGCTGTTTATACTCGAAGCCGCCACGAAGAAAAGGTCTATACTATGCTAAAAAACAAATATTTCGAGGTGTTTCTACCAAAGGCAGAAACCTGGAGCCGTAGGAAAGACCGGCGAAAGAAGATTTGGGTACCATTATTTCCGGGATACATTTTTGTGCAAAGCCAGCTTGACAATTATAGTCATCACGATATTCTTAAAACAGTTGGAGTAGTCAGAATAATAGGTATAAAGGGCCGCCCCAGGCCCATCCCTGAGGAAGAGATTATCTCTCTCAAACTCATGGTAAATAGTGGCTTACCCGTATTCCCTCATAACTATATAAAAACCGGGGATAAGGTTACGGTCATTGATGGTCCATTGGAGGGAGTAGTAGGCACCATTTTGAAACCTAAGTCAAAGAAAGATAAGTTAGTTGTTTCCATTCCTTTACTCCAACGTTCAATTGCCGTAGAGATGCATGAATGGGCTGTTCAAAAGATCAGCTCTTAA
- a CDS encoding winged helix-turn-helix transcriptional regulator, with translation MEKKEINTLKILQEIENDNTLTQRDLSKKLNISLGLVNIFIKRLVQKGYFKITTIPPNRVKYLLTPKGIAEKSRLAFEYLQYSLGFYNEIKTLLLNIYRELERSQVKSIVFYGVGEVAELAYLFLQQTNIELAAVVDNTQEGKKFFSFNILKTENLYESNIDYILLTTVDGHNEAIDEILKYGINKNRIIKIK, from the coding sequence ATGGAGAAGAAAGAAATAAATACATTAAAGATCCTTCAGGAGATTGAGAATGATAATACCTTAACTCAAAGAGACCTGTCAAAAAAATTAAACATTTCTCTCGGACTTGTTAACATATTCATAAAACGACTTGTACAAAAAGGATATTTCAAGATAACAACTATTCCCCCAAACCGCGTAAAATACTTGTTAACTCCAAAGGGAATAGCCGAAAAGTCAAGACTCGCGTTTGAGTACTTGCAGTATTCTTTAGGATTTTATAACGAAATAAAGACTCTATTGCTTAATATCTACAGGGAACTTGAGAGATCCCAGGTTAAAAGTATAGTCTTTTATGGTGTTGGAGAGGTTGCTGAATTGGCATATCTCTTTTTACAACAGACAAATATTGAACTGGCTGCTGTTGTGGACAATACTCAGGAAGGTAAAAAATTTTTTAGCTTTAATATATTGAAAACTGAAAATCTGTATGAATCTAACATTGATTACATCTTACTGACAACCGTGGATGGACACAATGAAGCGATAGATGAAATATTAAAGTATGGAATCAATAAAAACAGGATTATAAAAATAAAATAG
- a CDS encoding Gfo/Idh/MocA family oxidoreductase — MNKNIAVIGCGYWGKNLVRNFAELDALHTICDTDTGKLEEWRSEGVDTDTDHRHTTHDSPTLTTDFEKVLLNDQIKGIVLSTPAESHYLMTKRALLAGKDVFVEKPLALNTVEGRELVKLAEEKGRILMVGHLLEYHPGIIKLKELIDTGKLGKINYIYSNRLNLGKFRTEENILWSFAPHDISVILLLLGETPQIISAHGGNYLHQEIADVTITTMSFASGVQSHIFVSWLHPYKEQKLIVVGDRKMALFDDVSEKEKLLLYSHKIDWIGRVPIPRKEHAEVVEFEMTEPLRIECQHFLDCMASRQKPKTDGENGMRVLKVLERCQESLEQGGKQLTIHDSYRTDIVRDSRFFAHETACIDEPCEIGQGTKIWHFSHIMKDSKIGRNCNIGQNVVISPGVTMGNNVKIQNNVSIYEGVILEDDVFCGPSMVFTNILTPRSEVPRNTKEHFLPTLAKKGATIGANATIICGNTIGRYALIGAGAVVTKNVPDYAIVTGNPARIKGWACECGIRLNFINSVAVCSSCNKQYRKRGLNLLKMT; from the coding sequence ATGAATAAAAACATAGCCGTTATAGGATGTGGTTATTGGGGCAAAAACCTGGTGAGGAACTTTGCAGAACTGGATGCTCTCCATACCATCTGTGACACAGATACTGGAAAATTGGAGGAATGGAGGAGTGAAGGAGTTGATACCGACACGGATCACCGACACACGACTCACGACTCACCAACACTGACCACCGATTTCGAAAAAGTACTGCTAAACGATCAGATAAAGGGTATAGTACTATCCACCCCAGCGGAATCTCATTACTTAATGACAAAAAGGGCTCTTTTGGCAGGGAAGGATGTCTTTGTGGAAAAACCTCTTGCTTTAAATACCGTTGAAGGGAGAGAGCTTGTTAAATTAGCGGAAGAAAAAGGCCGTATCCTGATGGTTGGACACCTCCTGGAGTATCACCCTGGTATTATAAAACTCAAAGAACTGATAGATACCGGTAAATTAGGAAAGATCAATTATATATACTCAAACAGGCTTAACCTGGGGAAATTTCGGACAGAAGAAAACATCCTCTGGAGCTTTGCACCTCATGATATCTCTGTTATTCTATTACTCCTTGGTGAAACACCCCAAATAATATCTGCCCATGGTGGAAACTATCTTCATCAAGAGATCGCCGATGTTACAATCACCACCATGTCCTTTGCAAGTGGCGTACAATCCCATATCTTCGTTAGCTGGTTACACCCTTATAAAGAACAGAAGCTAATCGTAGTTGGTGATAGAAAAATGGCTCTGTTTGATGACGTATCTGAAAAAGAGAAGCTCTTACTTTACAGTCATAAGATTGACTGGATTGGCAGGGTTCCTATCCCTCGTAAAGAGCATGCAGAGGTAGTAGAATTTGAGATGACCGAGCCGCTCCGAATAGAATGTCAACATTTCCTTGACTGCATGGCATCCCGTCAAAAGCCCAAGACCGATGGGGAAAACGGCATGCGTGTGCTTAAAGTACTTGAGCGCTGTCAGGAGTCTTTAGAACAGGGTGGAAAACAACTCACGATTCACGATTCATACCGCACAGATATTGTGCGGGATTCACGGTTCTTCGCCCATGAGACTGCCTGTATTGATGAACCATGTGAGATAGGCCAAGGAACAAAGATATGGCACTTTTCTCATATTATGAAAGACTCAAAGATCGGGAGAAACTGCAATATCGGGCAAAATGTGGTAATCTCTCCCGGGGTAACAATGGGAAACAACGTAAAGATACAGAATAACGTCTCTATTTACGAAGGGGTTATCCTGGAGGATGATGTCTTCTGTGGGCCATCCATGGTCTTTACCAATATACTTACACCCCGCTCAGAGGTGCCAAGGAATACTAAAGAGCATTTCCTCCCTACACTGGCCAAGAAAGGCGCTACTATTGGCGCTAATGCCACTATTATTTGCGGCAATACCATAGGCAGATATGCACTTATTGGAGCAGGGGCTGTAGTTACCAAGAATGTTCCAGATTACGCAATAGTCACAGGAAACCCTGCCAGGATCAAAGGTTGGGCATGTGAGTGTGGAATAAGGCTTAATTTCATTAATTCTGTGGCGGTATGTTCAAGCTGTAATAAACAATATAGGAAAAGGGGGTTGAATCTCCTGAAAATGACATAG